The DNA window taaaacatatttaacataaaacTCAAATTAcagctgaattaattaaagaCTCTGAATTTaccttttatttaaactaattattattaattaattcattatttttctcctgGTCACGTCTTATAATCACATCGTGGCTCCGGATTTATTCAGCGGCTCAGCCGGCCTGCAGGCAGCCGGGCGGCCGCGCTGGGTTCGGTtcggacacacacagacaaacggGAGGGCAGACAGGTGGACGGACGGACAGACAGGcgctcagacagacagaccgaTGGACTCACTTGCCCACGAAGTTCTCCAGCACCGAGCTCTTCCCCGCGCTCTGACCGCCCACCACCGCGATCTGCGGCAGGTCGAGACTCGCGTTCTGGCCGATGGAGGAGAAGGCGTCCTGGAGCTGGTTCACCAGCGGGATGAGCTCCTCCATCCCCCGGTTCCCATGGTGGAGCGACGGGCGGAGACACAGACGGGCGGAGGCAGGTGATGGAGAAGGCGGACACGCGCTCCTGCTGATCGACAATCAGCTGATGGATTATCAGCTGATCAGTATCGATGCTGATTTTCCTCCCGCTGTGACCTTCAGCTCCGCTCTCCTCCTCCGCCTCTTCTCTGCTCCTGCAGGGATGCACAGGCCCGCAGCTCGCCGCAGCTCCCCGCAACACACGCACGTTTCCCGTAcggactttcaaaataaaagccaggaGCCTTAATAACTTCAAGTCATTTGAAGTTAAACCTTTACTGAGCTGCAGTGTCTGagtaaaatacaaagacaagACTGAGTAAACGATGATCACATTTATATGAATCTCGATTACGTAACCCACCGAGCACCGAGTCTCTGACGAACATGATTTTAAATCATTCACAGCATTTTTACgtttatttaaagttgttttgatattttatccACCTCAATATTGTAAAAGTGGAGTCGCTGTAAAATGGAGTCAACCAGCGACACAAAGTCACCGTCACTGTGATAAATGGAAAATGACATACCTTTATTGTGAAAGATAGAAGCGTGACTTCCGGTGTGTTGCTGTTTACCTGCAGTAGTTTCACACCTGAGGAGGAAAGTGATGCAGAGCTGCAGCGGAGCCTGACAAACAGCAGGAGGCGCTGACACTCAgtcatttcattaaatgtttaaatctaGTTTATAattgtttatgtttataaatATATGACAAAGGGCGATGACGTCACAGCTGAACCTATATTTGTTATGGTCTGTTGAGCAGGTTTAGAGAATTAAAGCTTCACTTTATTATAAGTTCTTACAGAAGTCGTTCACAAAGCTCTGAAACACATCAGGAAAATAAACTTCaattcacattaaatatttattaaaaatataaattagttTGAAACTGTTTCCTGATAAACAACTGAAGTCAGTTTTTTAAGATACAATCATTTTTCATTAAtatcaatttaaatttaaaggaaaagaaaatgtgtcgtgttgttgttgatgaccaaacactgaaaaacaaacaaacaaaacaataaaacacaaacgtTTGTTTTATCGTAAAAAACTGAAACCATCACTGAGCTCTGATCCTTTAATCATCGTTTCTTTATCGAAACATGATTCACTTTTCACACATTTGATCTGTTCCTTATAAAATGCTGCAcaaataaagtttgactgaaAAGCTACAGAAACTTCAAGGCGGTTCGATCAGGATCAGCTGAGCTCAGGTACACGCAGGTCTTTGGAATCAGGTTGTTGATGTTAAATCAACTGAAGACTTTAAAAGaaacttcacatttaaatgtttgagtCTAAAAGTCAAAATCAGAGTCTGATTATTCTGTCATGTGGTCTGGAAGGTGACGCCTCACAGACCAGGTCTCAGGATCAGACTCTGCTGCAGGTGTCAGaccagaaagtaaaaaaaacccCAGTTCATTATCCAGTCACCTGTTCCTGAGTCTTCCTGTCGTCCAATCACCACCTTTGACTCTCCTCACCTGTCGTTGAGATTGGCTTCAATCAGGTTCTCATCTGAACTGACTGAACCTGTGGACCTGGTTCTGGTCACTCAGAAGTCCCTTTTCCAGGTGAACCGGTCAGTGTTTACCAGTCCCATCTTACTCAGAAGTACCTGTCCTGCGTGGTCCAGGTGACTCAGTTCTGGTCGAGGGGCATCTTGATGAAGGCTATGGCGGCGAGTTCCTTGCAGAACTCCTCCAGGACGATGACTCCTCTTAGAAGAGTCAGGTGTTCCAGCCTGAGACAGAACAACAGGTAAACTGATCAGCAGCTGTCGTTAAAACACCTGGAAACAGGTCAAAGTTGAAACTGCTTCAATTCAGGTTcacagaagagacagacaggtggaggttcagacagacaggtagtTAAGAAACAGGTATTTACTCCACATTGTGGCTCAGTCCCAGCAGGTGTCTCCTAGCGTTCAACAACCTGTCTGTCAGGTTGGAAACCTGCTGGATCCTCTGCATTAGCTCTGCCATCACCTGAGAGAGGGACAGGCAGGTGAGACAGCTGGGACAGACAGGTTGAAACGTACCTGAGACACAGGTGAGGTTTTTTTGTATAAACACTTTTTGACATCAGACGTCACAGACACTGGTTAAAACCcgtctgtctctcagtgtctcacCCTGACGAGGACAGAGAAGAGTGACCTGGAGCAGTGAGACAGGTGTATGTAGGGGTTGAGCAGGTATTCGTGCAGCAGCGGGTGGCTGAAGGACGACAGTCTGGACAGAACCGCCGTCAGCTGCAGGTTCAACTCATAcggctgaaaacacacatgaggTCATCAAGGTGAGTCACTGAGTCATCACACAGGTGTGTATGGGGTCAGACAGGTGTGTGTACCTGCTCCAGGATGCGTCCCAGTCGGTCGAACAAGACTTTGAGCAGGTGACCTTCAAAGAACTCCTCCCCCTCACCTGAGAAGGAAGCGGGAGCAGGAAGAGTGATCGGCCAATCCCAGGACACAGACAGAGTCTGACACTCggtcacctggaggaggagaTCAGGTGAGAGTTACAGCCTCATCAGCTGAACACAGGTCAACAAACCTGGATCTGAACATCTGTACTGGGTTTAATCCCAACAGtcctgtgtcagtgtgagtcTGGACAGGTGCAcggcaacaacaaaaacaaatgtgtttgtgttcttacCAGAGTGTGAGCGTCGTGAACGTACGATTCGTATCCTccttcctgcagcagctgagctgATCGGACCTCAACAGGAACTAAACACAGGAAGCTGCAAACACAGAGTCAAAGGCCGAATGAATTATTACTACCTCTAGTAACCTGTCAGACTAAACACAGGTCACATTAACCTGTCAGACTAATCAGGGTACACAGGTGTGTAGCGTGTAGTCACCTGTTGACGACAGCAGAAGTGGATCCCAGtccagaggagagaggaggaggaggaggaggaagctgagTGTCTGAGAACAAAGAGTCTGAGAAGAACGGGTCCTCCTCCAGATCCCTGAGATCACAGAACGAGAGATTTtcatcagttattattattagttttccATCTGACACTGAAGCTGCTCTGCTGACGTACCTGTAGTACAAATATactacaaatacagtaaaatccCTACAAACAACTATTAAATATCTGGAAAAAATGTCTCAAATACtaaaaacatatacataaaacattaatCATGAGtagtaaacacactgtaaaactctggcaaaacaaatgaaataattagTTAGATACTAattcttaaataataataatatacaacatttgtaaaattgtaatttacccaaaatattttaacaaaggacaaaaaaaattattaattatactgaatttattatttaaaaacatttgtaaaatatcatcaataaaatgtgaaatatccAGGAAAGAATTCTTACTGAAAAGTCAAATAATATTCAAAAatagtattaaattaaaaaaattagtTCAATATAGACCAAatttaaaatatcttaaaactttaaatatataaaaaatccCAAAACATCAGTTAAACACAGtatatagatataaaaaaatgtaaaaaaaatctaacaagGGTGATGAACTCACTCTCCGTCCTCACTGGTCTCAGCGTGTCTGTCGTCCACACCTGTGGCAGGTGGAGATAGGTAACTACGACTCTGCAGGGAACTCAACACCAGGACGTCCAAAATGTCCCTGTGAGGCTTCTGTAGTAATTCGTCcaccagagacagagacaccATACTGAtctgaggacagagacagacacactggtttTGACTTGATCTACACACACAGTTCTCTGCTGGTCTCCTGTACCTGGACTCACCTGGTCTGAGATGTGGTCACagcgctgcagcagcaggtgagtCACACTCTGTGTCCTCAGTAGAAAGTGGACCAGCTGATCAAGCAGAGACGAGGACTGGACGACTCTGACGACAGCACAGAGGACGGAGGTGGAGACTAAGACCACCTGCTCACTCctgaggacacaaacacacctggaCATCAGATGGTTGAGTGGCGATAAACAAAGGGAAGCAGAGTGTGAGAAGGTGCGAGCGTTGTTACGTGTGCAGCAGCTGAGGCTGGACCACGTCCACCAACCACAGGCGACGGACGCACTGAGACACCTTCGCTGTCAACACCtgaggacacagacacagctcagGTGAAGGGAAGCAGCAGCGGTTGGACTCACATGTGATGTACTAAACTGGACTTAGTCCACAGACCGATACAGTTCATGGTGgttttagtgtctgtgttttagtgtctgtgtatgtctgttagTCACTGTCCAGAACCTGTGGGACGTGTGAAGATCTGTTCTGTTCTCAGATTCCAACACAGGAGGTCAGTGAAACTCCTACTGCATGTTTGGTGTGTGCAGCATTTTAATGCTACCTCTCTGTAATGtttctattttactttattattcaCACAGCGTCTTATTGTCCTTCTTTACTGTCACTGTCTCATCTTCAAACCAGTCCGgtgacacagagacactgtgtttaactatatatatttaaatcttgaaatcagacagaaaaacagcaggtcAGGTATTACAGTAGTAGTATCAGTTCTAATATCTCAGAcggtgtgtaggtgtgtgtaccTGAGGGGCCTCTCTCGCCAGGTGATCCAGAAAGTCAAACCAGGAGAAGAAGTTGGTCGTGTGATCAGAAGCTCGAGGTTCTGACCTGAGATCAGAGCTGgtgggaaacagagagaaaaatactgcagtactactgtTATCAGCCTACAGTATCAGTACACACTCGGAAAATACTAGTACTACCGCCATCACCTGACATACCCAATGTCTACTGCCTTTGTACTGATTTGTGTGGACTCAGTGTGTACCCGTACCTCCACGGTGTATGAGGCCAGCTCTGCACCTGTCCAGGATCCAGACTCTCCACAGGCAGCAGGGAGTACAGCTCCAGCAGCCTCCCAGCCAGCAGCTCTGCCAGCTGGGTCTGATCACTCAGAATCTCCCCTGAAGATCCAGACTGGAGAccagagagcagcaggaggcTGTCGTAGGCCTTCACACAGACCGAGCCCCTCTAGAAAGGTGATGATAACGTGACGGTGAggtgacaacaaaacaacaacactacaCACGCTGCTACAATGGTGATAAAAACAATTAGTACAATTCTAGTTTCATCACATCCTGTTCACATGTAACTAATATCTTGGATGTTTAagtaataaatactttaaaagcTGACGTGTCCTGGTTCTGGAACCCACAGCTGTTTCAGTCAAATCAGTGTAGACGGTCGacagtaatctgattactcaAAGTAACTTATTTGTTACTACAGTAACAAAATCACTGGTGACTAAATAAGACATGATGGTAATTCATGTATCAGTGAGACAgttacagtgagggaaaaaattatttgaaccccagctgattttgtaagtttgcccactaacaaagaaatgatcagtctataatttcaatggtaggtgtatttgaacagtgagacacaacaatgacaaaaaaaaatccagaaaaatgcgtttcaaaaagagttataaattaatttgcatttccacgaaggaaagaagtatttgatcccttcgaaaaacatgctttagtacttggtggcaaaacctttgttggcaatcacagaggtcagccgtttcttgtagttggccacaaggtttgcacacatctcaggggggattttggcccactcctctttgcagatcctctccaatgtttggcaactcgaaccttcagctccctccacagattttctatgggattaaggtctggagactgactaggccactccatgaccttaatatgcttcttcttgagccagtcatttgttgccttagccgtgtgttttggatcattgtcatgctggagtacccaaccacgacccttttcaatgccctgactgagggaaggaggttctcacccaacatttgacggtacatggccccatccatcctccctttgatgcggttgcaattgtcctgtccccttggcagaaaaacacccccaaagcataatgtttccacctccatatttgacagtggggatggtgtttttggagtcataggcagccttcctcctcctccaaacacagcgagttgagttgatgccaaagagctcgattttggtcttatctgaccacaacactttcacccagtcttcctctgaatcagtcagatgttcagtggcaaacttcaaacgggcctgtagatgggctttcttgagcagggggaccttgcgggcacagcaggatttcagtccttcacggcgtagtgtgttaccaactgttttttgggtgactatggtcccagctgccttgagatcattgacaagttcctcccgagtggttcttggctgattcctcaccgttctcattatcattgaaactccacgaggtgagatcttgcatggagctccagaccaagggagattggcagttaatttatgtttcttccatttgcgaataattgcaccaactgttgtcaccttctcacccagctgcttggcgatggtcttgtagcccattccagccttgtgtaggtccacaatcttgtccctgacatccttggaaagctctttggtcttggccatggtgaagagtttggaatctggattgattgattgcttctgtggacaggtctcttttatacaggtaacgagctgagagggctgccaatgtcagctcgttacctgtataagatccacctgggagctagagatcttgctgacggataggggatcaaatacttctttccttcgtggaaatgcaaattaatttataactctttttgaagttagtgggcaaacttacaaaatcagctggggttcaaataattttttccctcactgtatgtctATTGGACTAGTTAGCTGTAGTTAACCTGTTTACTGACCTGACTCTtggtgagctgcagcagagccgATAGCAATGTAGACTCTGATTGGACAGAGCTGGAGGCAGGGGGCTCAGATTGGACAGGGCTGGAGGCAGGGGGCTCTGATTGGACAGGGCTGGAGGCAGGGGGCTCTGATTGGACAGGGCTGGAGGCAGGGGGCTCTGATTGGACAGGGCTGGAGGCAGGGGGCTCTGATTGGACAGGGCTGGAGGCAGGGGGCTCTGATTGGACAGGGCTGGAGGCAGGGGGCTCTGATTGGACATGGCTGGAGGCAGGGGGCTCTGACTGGACAGGGCTGGAGGCAGGGGGCTCTGATTGGACAGGGCTGGAGGCAGGGGGCTCTGATTGGACAGGGCTGGAGGCAGGGGGCTCTGATTGGACAGGGCTGGAGGCAGGGGGCTCTGATTGGCTAGAAGGAAGTAGAGTTTCTGTCCTGTGATTGGAGGCTtgtgtgcagagctgtggtTGGTTGGAGGCTGAAGTCCTGGCTGCTGGTTGGTCCGCAATCTGATGGCAAGAATCAAAGAAAGTCACATGATCACACAGTGATCGGTTAGATAGGAGCTGGAAGTTAGCGATTAGTTAGTTACTAATGAAGCTTAGAGGATGCTGGTTAGTTATTACTGTGACTGGTTAATAGGTCGTTAAGTTGGTTTGTAGTTAAAGGTGCTAGTTAAGTCAGTGTTGAGTTGTTGACTGGGTGAAGCTAGTAATTTATTTAAGGTTGGTCAGTGGTGGGTATGGTTAATGACTAACCTGTTGGTGAAACTAGTCTGATGGGTACCTGGTTACTGACATGTTAGTTTGGAGCTCTACTATTATACTATAAGTATATCGCTAACCTTAATCAGTAGTTGGTCAGTTCAGGGTTGTCTGTTGGAGGATGTCACGTGTGTAGTTGGTTAGTTACCTAGTGACTGGGTGGTTGGTTGATTAGCTGCTGGTTACCTCTAAGATGTATCTGAGCGTGTGCGGATCCTGTTTGACTCTGGAACAGATGACCAATAGAAACTGTGCCTCCTCCTTCTCAGTTTGGGAACCAGGAAGTGCACAGAGACGAATCAACTTCTGTGGAGGGGCGATGGGGCAGAATGACATCATCAGACAGTGGAGTCACATGACTGAGAGCTAACCTGCATCAATCATTCTTTCCTTTCTGTCAGTGGAAATTAGTTTAAACTGGTTTACTACTgggaataaatgaaaatgactcaCCTGTACAGGTTTGTAGACATTGACCAGGTGCAGCAGAGGTTGCTGCATCTGAGACAACAGCttagagaaaaacagcaggacCTGCTGAGACATCCCCGGAGGATactgaggaggagggaggagatcATTAGTAAGAGTTCACCTCAGGATCTGTTCAGCTGGAATTAATTATTCTCAGTCAGCGacacaacaacatgtgtgtttttatgtttgtgagGGCAGAAGCTCCAACCtgtgacagagctgacagagctgtgCATTCAAATTCCAGCTGTCCATCAAAATATTTCATACTGGAACAGGAACCTGTTTGAATTCAAACATCACTCTACAGCCCACAAAGTCAACAGGTGGCTGAGAAAACATGACTGAACATGTGGATTCTCATTTCACCAAGTTGACCAGCTGAAGAATCACAAATATTCACCAGATTAAACTGTCACATCAAGTCAAAGAGATTCCGGATGAGCAGCTACTGTACCATCAGAGTGTCGACAGTGACGGTCTCACTTCTCCTGCCAACACAGAACTGATTTTACAACAGAAACATCGACCTCAAACACTGTGGACATTTGCCAAAGTGACTTAAGCCTTGTGTTCAAACTAAAGCTGTCAATTAACTGTAGTGGAAGTAAAAGTAATATAAGTTACTTAAGTAAAGTGATTAAAGCCTGTGAATATACACCACTAAAGCTGAACATTTCAGGTATTTGTCCTGTTGTTTGATATCAGCATTAGTTTCAGGATGAATTCTGATCTGTGATGTCTCAGCTTGTAACTCTAAACAGCTTTTAGATCAGTAAGTAGATCGAATGGATTCAAACACGCAGTCGACGAAAATCAACAAGCAAATTAGTTCCATTGATTTTAACTGTAGTTGGTGACATCACTTGATCACTTCTAGAGTGATCTAGTGTTCTAGAGTAGaagttgtattttattgttcCCCTGTGCATCATGTGACCAATGCAGATGCACAGCGACTTCCACATGGAGCTGGATTCAAGTAAATTTTACCTGAGCTTTGCCCAGTGTGCACAGAGTCTCCAGCAGTTTGTGTTGCAGCAGATACTCCAAACACGCTCCCATCTCCTCCACACCCTGCATCAACACATCAGTGAATACGTCAGCCTCTATGAGCTTCATGGACAGTGAACAAGACATGGTTCCACAAGAAAATCATCATACGTTTTAAAACAGTTAACATTGATTAGATTCATCAGCtgttcctaataaagtgaccactgtGTGTGAGAAGCTGtgagcagacagagaaagagagagacaggtgttacctgttgtttctcttcataCACCAAAATATCCAACATCTGTTTGAGACGCCACGGGATGTCAGTCTGTTTGACAGGACGGCTGtcgtctacacacacacacacacacacacacacacacacacacacacacacacacacacacacacacacacacacacacacacactgttcagtcCGTTTCCCATTGGTCTGCTTCATCTCATCTGAACCTTAACGTATCCCCAAAACCGAGCTTCCCCGTCACTCACCTGTGGTCTCGATGTAATAGTTGGTGATTGATTTCCAGTGTTCCACAAACGAGTCCAGTAGGTCCACTGTGGGTTCCcgctgagagacagacagttaGACAGACAGGTTCAATAACAGGAAGTGAATCTGtctcattaataaaataaaagcaggaaaatgttgtgtttagtttgttttactcTAACAGCTTTTGTCTTCACTTTTCTCTGACCaggtaaaattaaaaacattagatCTCTGTGCAAGTTAAAATCCACAGACAGGAAACCCTCCATAGATCACCAGaataaaagttgttttgttatttgaatTCTGCACAGACTCTAACCACATCCCAGTAAATATATTGttgtaatattgtttttataaataacaaCTGTTACTAATACGCAATAATAATACAGAGATAAACTTTAAGGAACCATTTAGAAATGacactgactgaaaacaatatgttgtgttt is part of the Anabas testudineus chromosome 9, fAnaTes1.2, whole genome shotgun sequence genome and encodes:
- the fam160b2 gene encoding protein FAM160B2 isoform X3 yields the protein MKYFDGQLEFECTALSALSQYPPGMSQQVLLFFSKLLSQMQQPLLHLVNVYKPVQKLIRLCALPGSQTEKEEAQFLLVICSRVKQDPHTLRYILEIADQPAARTSASNQPQLCTQASNHRTETLLPSSQSEPPASSPVQSEPPASSPVQSEPPASSPVQSEPPASSPVQSEPPASSHVQSEPPASSPVQSEPPASSPVQSEPPASSPVQSEPPASSPVQSEPPASSPVQSEPPASSPVQSEPPASSSVQSESTLLSALLQLTKSQRGSVCVKAYDSLLLLSGLQSGSSGEILSDQTQLAELLAGRLLELYSLLPVESLDPGQVQSWPHTPWSSDLRSEPRASDHTTNFFSWFDFLDHLAREAPQVLTAKVSQCVRRLWLVDVVQPQLLHTSEQVVLVSTSVLCAVVRVVQSSSLLDQLVHFLLRTQSVTHLLLQRCDHISDQISMVSLSLVDELLQKPHRDILDVLVLSSLQSRSYLSPPATGVDDRHAETSEDGEDLEEDPFFSDSLFSDTQLPPPPPPLSSGLGSTSAVVNSFLCLVPVEVRSAQLLQEGGYESYVHDAHTLVTECQTLSVSWDWPITLPAPASFSGEGEEFFEGHLLKVLFDRLGRILEQPYELNLQLTAVLSRLSSFSHPLLHEYLLNPYIHLSHCSRSLFSVLVRVMAELMQRIQQVSNLTDRLLNARRHLLGLSHNVELEHLTLLRGVIVLEEFCKELAAIAFIKMPLDQN
- the fam160b2 gene encoding protein FAM160B2 isoform X2, which encodes MLDILVYEEKQQGVEEMGACLEYLLQHKLLETLCTLGKAQYPPGMSQQVLLFFSKLLSQMQQPLLHLVNVYKPVQKLIRLCALPGSQTEKEEAQFLLVICSRVKQDPHTLRYILEIADQPAARTSASNQPQLCTQASNHRTETLLPSSQSEPPASSPVQSEPPASSPVQSEPPASSPVQSEPPASSPVQSEPPASSHVQSEPPASSPVQSEPPASSPVQSEPPASSPVQSEPPASSPVQSEPPASSPVQSEPPASSPVQSEPPASSSVQSESTLLSALLQLTKSQRGSVCVKAYDSLLLLSGLQSGSSGEILSDQTQLAELLAGRLLELYSLLPVESLDPGQVQSWPHTPWSSDLRSEPRASDHTTNFFSWFDFLDHLAREAPQVLTAKVSQCVRRLWLVDVVQPQLLHTSEQVVLVSTSVLCAVVRVVQSSSLLDQLVHFLLRTQSVTHLLLQRCDHISDQISMVSLSLVDELLQKPHRDILDVLVLSSLQSRSYLSPPATGVDDRHAETSEDGEDLEEDPFFSDSLFSDTQLPPPPPPLSSGLGSTSAVVNSFLCLVPVEVRSAQLLQEGGYESYVHDAHTLVTECQTLSVSWDWPITLPAPASFSGEGEEFFEGHLLKVLFDRLGRILEQPYELNLQLTAVLSRLSSFSHPLLHEYLLNPYIHLSHCSRSLFSVLVRVMAELMQRIQQVSNLTDRLLNARRHLLGLSHNVELEHLTLLRGVIVLEEFCKELAAIAFIKMPLDQN
- the fam160b2 gene encoding protein FAM160B2 isoform X1, which encodes METFSKLTSMLLHALETREPTVDLLDSFVEHWKSITNYYIETTDDSRPVKQTDIPWRLKQMLDILVYEEKQQGVEEMGACLEYLLQHKLLETLCTLGKAQYPPGMSQQVLLFFSKLLSQMQQPLLHLVNVYKPVQKLIRLCALPGSQTEKEEAQFLLVICSRVKQDPHTLRYILEIADQPAARTSASNQPQLCTQASNHRTETLLPSSQSEPPASSPVQSEPPASSPVQSEPPASSPVQSEPPASSPVQSEPPASSHVQSEPPASSPVQSEPPASSPVQSEPPASSPVQSEPPASSPVQSEPPASSPVQSEPPASSPVQSEPPASSSVQSESTLLSALLQLTKSQRGSVCVKAYDSLLLLSGLQSGSSGEILSDQTQLAELLAGRLLELYSLLPVESLDPGQVQSWPHTPWSSDLRSEPRASDHTTNFFSWFDFLDHLAREAPQVLTAKVSQCVRRLWLVDVVQPQLLHTSEQVVLVSTSVLCAVVRVVQSSSLLDQLVHFLLRTQSVTHLLLQRCDHISDQISMVSLSLVDELLQKPHRDILDVLVLSSLQSRSYLSPPATGVDDRHAETSEDGEDLEEDPFFSDSLFSDTQLPPPPPPLSSGLGSTSAVVNSFLCLVPVEVRSAQLLQEGGYESYVHDAHTLVTECQTLSVSWDWPITLPAPASFSGEGEEFFEGHLLKVLFDRLGRILEQPYELNLQLTAVLSRLSSFSHPLLHEYLLNPYIHLSHCSRSLFSVLVRVMAELMQRIQQVSNLTDRLLNARRHLLGLSHNVELEHLTLLRGVIVLEEFCKELAAIAFIKMPLDQN